Below is a genomic region from Verrucomicrobiota bacterium.
TGGCAAAACCGTGACTTCGGACCAGAACCACCGGATTCAGCCAGAACTTCGCACTGCTGCGCTCCGGTTCGACATGCACGTGGGGCGGTTCTCCTCCGTCGGCGGAATAGAAGAAAAACCGATAGGGTCCTACCGTCAGAATCGTCGGCACGCGGCTAACGTTGCTGGATGGGCTGCTGACCCGTCAAGAAGCGCAACAGAGGGACAGGTCAGGGGGCGCGGCCAGGAGAGGTCCTGGAGAGGCTCGAGAGCCGCTGCAGGGTAAGCGTTCGACGGTGACCACGTGAGCTGATGGGGGTGGAAGATGCTGTGGTGGTCTCCAGGTATCGGGTATGACGCATCGACTGGCTGCCGAT
It encodes:
- a CDS encoding DUF4160 domain-containing protein — its product is MPTILTVGPYRFFFYSADGGEPPHVHVEPERSSAKFWLNPVVLVRSHGFARAELLDIQRIVAENEPRFRRAWDDYFGNR